Proteins encoded in a region of the Deltaproteobacteria bacterium genome:
- a CDS encoding efflux RND transporter permease subunit, giving the protein MLNWVISFSLRNRLLVCLLAVALAAIGGRALSRLPIDAFPDTTPVQVQVNTSAPSLNPLEIEQQITLPVELAISGLPGLTNVRSVSKFGFSQVVATFDDQTSIYLARQVVSERLSSVDLPEGLGKPQLGPISTGLGEVFHYILTTTNPERSLTELRELHDWVVKPELRKVPGVAEVNSWGGFEKQFHVVVEPERLIKHGLTIEELFAALEANNQTVGGGQVVSAGESALVHGIGLVTDVEQIGNIVLSAHDGTPIRVRDVADVQIGHEIRRGAVTADGKGEVVLGLGFMLMGENSHVVTRQLQARLPEVQRALPDDVRITAVYDRTELVDRVIQTVTHSLLAGALLVVAVLFAFLGQLRAGLVVAAAIPLSMLFAGSFMLQAGIAASLLSLGAIDFGLIVDSSVIMVENCVRHLATRRARSRLDVVRDAAIEVRTPTMFGELIILIVFVPILTLQGVEGKLFQPMALTMIFALLGSLVLSLTLMPVLASLCLPQQAREREPWLVRLAQRAYAPALDAALRFRTVTLAGAALLVALALIGALRMGGEFLPKLGEGAMVINVVRLAGIAIEEATDSNTRIERLLLERFPDEIGRVWSRIGTAEITTDPMGIELTDIFLALKPREQWTKARTQQELAARIDDHLRDFPGVNLVFTQPIEMRMNEMIAGIRSDLGIKVFGDDFDTLTRISDDIQRVLLDIPGAADVAGEQITGQPVLRVSVDPDAIARFGVPARHVLNLVETVGGKRVGEIREGQRRFPLAVRLPNRQRTDADALAATLIPTQLGPILPLKSVARITRTEGPATIQREWGRRRITVQCNVRGRDIRGFVVEAQRRIAADVKLPVGYTINWGGQFENLERANRRLMFVVPLTLGLIFTLLYVSLGSLRDVLIVATGIPLGAVGGVAALAWRGMPFTVSAAIGFIALSGVAILNGLVLVTFIKQRLQAGTPLEAAVRGGCRLRLRPVLMTALVAAAGFIPMAVNTGVGAEVQRPLATVVIGGIVSNTLLTLLVLPALYVWLGGQRRVSVDADVACGSAPAESEK; this is encoded by the coding sequence ATGTTGAACTGGGTCATTTCATTCTCCCTGCGCAACCGCTTGCTAGTGTGCCTGCTCGCGGTGGCACTCGCCGCGATCGGCGGGCGAGCCTTGAGTCGCTTGCCGATCGATGCCTTTCCCGACACCACGCCCGTGCAGGTGCAGGTCAACACGAGCGCGCCGTCGCTCAACCCGCTGGAGATCGAGCAACAGATCACCCTGCCCGTCGAGCTCGCTATCAGCGGGCTGCCGGGTCTGACCAACGTCCGCTCGGTCTCCAAGTTCGGCTTCTCTCAGGTGGTCGCCACGTTCGACGACCAAACCAGCATTTACTTGGCACGCCAAGTGGTGAGCGAACGCTTGTCGAGCGTCGACCTTCCAGAAGGATTGGGCAAGCCACAGCTTGGGCCAATCTCTACAGGATTGGGCGAAGTGTTTCACTACATTCTCACGACCACCAACCCTGAGCGCTCGCTCACCGAGCTGCGCGAACTGCACGATTGGGTCGTCAAGCCCGAGTTGCGCAAGGTACCCGGTGTCGCCGAGGTGAATTCGTGGGGCGGGTTCGAAAAGCAGTTTCACGTCGTCGTGGAACCCGAGCGCTTGATCAAGCACGGGCTCACCATCGAGGAGCTGTTCGCCGCACTGGAGGCGAACAACCAGACGGTTGGTGGGGGGCAGGTCGTCAGCGCCGGCGAGTCGGCGCTGGTGCACGGCATCGGTCTGGTGACCGATGTGGAGCAGATCGGCAACATCGTGCTGAGCGCGCACGACGGCACCCCCATCCGCGTGCGCGATGTGGCGGACGTCCAGATCGGCCACGAGATCCGGCGCGGCGCCGTGACCGCGGACGGCAAGGGCGAGGTGGTGCTGGGATTGGGGTTCATGTTGATGGGTGAGAACAGCCACGTCGTCACCCGCCAGTTGCAGGCGCGGCTGCCCGAGGTGCAGCGTGCACTTCCGGACGACGTGAGGATAACGGCCGTGTACGACCGCACGGAACTGGTGGACCGCGTGATCCAGACGGTCACCCACAGCCTGTTGGCGGGCGCGCTGCTGGTTGTCGCCGTCTTGTTCGCCTTTCTCGGACAGCTCCGTGCCGGGCTCGTCGTGGCTGCGGCGATTCCGCTGTCGATGCTATTCGCGGGGAGTTTCATGTTGCAGGCTGGTATCGCCGCCAGCCTGCTGAGCCTCGGGGCAATTGATTTCGGATTGATTGTCGACAGCTCGGTCATCATGGTGGAGAACTGCGTGCGCCACCTCGCCACGCGGCGCGCCCGCTCGCGACTCGACGTCGTGCGGGACGCCGCCATCGAAGTGCGGACGCCCACCATGTTCGGCGAGCTGATCATTCTGATCGTCTTTGTGCCGATCCTCACGCTGCAGGGCGTGGAGGGGAAGCTGTTTCAACCCATGGCCTTGACCATGATCTTCGCGCTGCTGGGTTCATTGGTGCTCTCGCTGACGCTGATGCCGGTGCTCGCCAGTCTGTGTCTGCCGCAGCAGGCGCGCGAGCGGGAGCCGTGGCTGGTGCGACTGGCACAACGCGCATACGCGCCGGCGCTGGATGCGGCGCTGCGTTTTCGCACCGTCACACTCGCTGGGGCGGCGCTGCTCGTGGCCCTCGCACTGATCGGTGCGCTGCGCATGGGCGGGGAGTTTCTTCCAAAACTGGGCGAGGGTGCGATGGTGATCAACGTCGTCCGGTTGGCCGGCATCGCCATCGAAGAGGCGACGGATTCGAATACCCGCATCGAGCGGCTCTTGCTGGAGCGTTTTCCCGACGAAATCGGACGGGTGTGGAGCCGCATCGGCACGGCGGAAATCACCACCGACCCGATGGGCATCGAGCTGACGGACATCTTTCTGGCATTGAAGCCGCGTGAGCAGTGGACCAAGGCGCGCACGCAGCAGGAGCTTGCGGCACGCATTGACGACCACCTCCGCGACTTTCCCGGCGTCAACCTCGTCTTCACCCAGCCAATCGAAATGCGCATGAACGAAATGATTGCCGGCATCCGCTCCGACCTCGGCATCAAGGTGTTCGGCGATGATTTCGACACGCTGACGCGCATCTCCGACGACATCCAACGCGTGCTGCTCGACATCCCCGGCGCGGCGGATGTGGCCGGCGAGCAGATCACCGGGCAGCCGGTGTTACGGGTAAGCGTGGACCCCGACGCGATCGCGCGCTTTGGTGTGCCCGCGCGTCACGTGTTGAACCTGGTCGAGACCGTCGGCGGTAAACGCGTTGGGGAGATTCGCGAAGGCCAGCGACGATTTCCCCTGGCGGTACGGTTGCCGAACCGCCAGCGCACGGATGCGGACGCGCTTGCTGCCACGCTGATTCCCACCCAGCTGGGGCCGATCCTGCCGCTGAAGAGCGTCGCCCGCATCACCCGCACCGAAGGCCCGGCCACCATCCAGCGCGAATGGGGGAGGCGCCGGATCACCGTGCAGTGCAACGTGCGGGGGCGCGACATCCGCGGCTTTGTTGTTGAAGCCCAGCGGCGCATTGCGGCTGACGTGAAGCTGCCGGTCGGATACACGATCAACTGGGGTGGTCAATTCGAGAACCTCGAACGAGCGAATCGCCGGCTCATGTTTGTGGTGCCGCTCACCCTCGGGCTCATCTTTACGCTGCTCTACGTGAGCCTCGGCTCCTTGCGGGACGTCCTGATCGTCGCCACGGGCATTCCGTTGGGCGCCGTCGGTGGAGTCGCCGCACTCGCCTGGCGCGGCATGCCCTTCACGGTCAGCGCGGCGATCGGCTTCATTGCGCTCAGCGGCGTGGCCATCCTGAACGGGCTGGTTCTGGTCACGTTCATCAAACAGCGGCTACAGGCTGGGACGCCGCTCGAGGCCGCCGTGCGCGGCGGTTGTCGGCTCCGTTTGCGCCCGGTGTTGATGACGGCGCTGGTTGCCGCAGCCGGTTTCATCCCGATGGCGGTCAATACGGGTGTCGGTGCGGAAGTGCAGCGCCCGCTGGCAACGGTGGTCATCGGCGGAATCGTGAGCAACACCCTGCTGACGCTGCTCGTCCTGCCGGCGCTGTACGTGTGGCTCGGCGGCCAGCGGAGGGTGTCTGTGGATGCGGATGTTGCCTGTGGGTCCGCTCCGGCAGAAAGTGAGAAGTGA
- a CDS encoding efflux RND transporter periplasmic adaptor subunit, producing MYEDECTICHPELAEAKPKPAAESLLCNEHRVPESECGICHPELVSALAPGHGLKIRFASAESAAKAGVQTAAPESGAIGDAVECYAEISFNLNKLAHVAAPVDGIIHGVEVDLGQRVEEGARLATIWSAAIAETKSSYLRAIADAALRQQTLERERRLRAEHVSSEKDLQEAVAAHRAAVAVVQQVRQQLTTLGFVEEQIEAVATEARGTSVLEIRAPFAGEIVERNAVRGALVESGKALFTLADRSAMWAMLNIPESELAHVRLGQQVELSVEALHEQTFTGTLTWLSPQLDERTRMAQARAEVANADGALKARMFARARILTGHSEGALVIPTSAVQQLDGKPFAFVKIEEDLYEARALRIGAQHNGRLEILAGLRPEDRIVVAHSFVLKSELLKSRLGAGCVDE from the coding sequence GTGTACGAAGATGAGTGCACCATCTGCCATCCGGAATTGGCAGAAGCTAAGCCGAAACCCGCGGCAGAATCGCTCCTGTGCAACGAGCACCGCGTGCCCGAGTCCGAATGCGGCATCTGCCATCCCGAATTGGTGTCCGCCCTGGCGCCCGGTCACGGCCTGAAGATCCGCTTTGCCTCGGCCGAGTCGGCTGCCAAAGCGGGCGTGCAAACGGCAGCCCCCGAAAGTGGGGCTATCGGTGACGCAGTCGAATGCTACGCGGAGATCTCTTTCAATCTAAACAAGCTGGCGCACGTGGCGGCACCAGTCGACGGCATCATTCATGGTGTTGAAGTCGATCTTGGTCAGCGCGTCGAAGAAGGGGCCCGGCTCGCCACGATCTGGTCGGCTGCCATTGCCGAGACGAAGAGCAGTTACCTGCGGGCAATCGCAGACGCCGCCTTGAGGCAGCAGACCCTGGAACGCGAGCGGCGGCTCCGGGCTGAGCATGTCTCCTCGGAAAAAGATCTGCAGGAGGCCGTGGCCGCCCACCGCGCCGCAGTCGCCGTGGTGCAGCAGGTGCGCCAGCAATTGACGACGCTCGGGTTCGTGGAGGAACAGATCGAGGCAGTCGCCACCGAGGCAAGGGGGACTTCCGTACTGGAGATCCGCGCGCCGTTTGCCGGCGAGATCGTTGAGCGCAATGCCGTCCGCGGTGCCCTCGTCGAGTCAGGGAAGGCCCTCTTCACGTTGGCCGACCGATCGGCGATGTGGGCGATGCTCAACATCCCCGAGTCCGAGCTCGCGCACGTGCGGCTCGGCCAGCAGGTTGAGTTGAGCGTCGAAGCGCTGCACGAGCAAACCTTCACGGGAACACTCACCTGGCTCTCGCCGCAGCTGGACGAGCGTACGCGGATGGCGCAAGCGCGCGCCGAGGTGGCGAACGCAGACGGGGCATTGAAGGCGCGGATGTTTGCGCGTGCCCGCATTCTCACGGGCCATTCAGAGGGAGCGCTCGTGATCCCGACGTCTGCGGTCCAGCAACTCGACGGGAAGCCCTTCGCGTTCGTTAAGATCGAGGAAGATCTCTATGAAGCGCGCGCGCTTCGGATTGGCGCGCAGCATAACGGCCGGCTGGAGATCCTTGCTGGGCTCCGCCCTGAGGACCGTATCGTGGTTGCACACAGCTTCGTGTTGAAGTCCGAGTTGCTCAAATCGCGTCTGGGCGCCGGGTGCGTGGATGAGTGA
- a CDS encoding YnfA family protein, producing MSFEVLRSVGLFVLAGACEIGGGWLVWQWLRAGWSPLFGLLGGVVLVLYGVIPTFQPAHFGRTYAAYGGFFIVLSLLWGWLLDGNQPDGFDLLGAAIALGGVSIVMYWPR from the coding sequence ATGAGCTTCGAGGTGCTGCGCTCCGTGGGGCTCTTCGTGCTGGCCGGGGCCTGTGAAATCGGCGGTGGGTGGCTGGTCTGGCAGTGGTTGCGTGCGGGGTGGTCACCGCTCTTCGGTCTGCTGGGCGGTGTCGTGCTCGTGCTGTACGGTGTGATTCCAACGTTTCAGCCGGCGCACTTTGGGCGCACGTACGCCGCTTACGGCGGCTTCTTCATCGTGCTCTCGCTGCTGTGGGGATGGCTGCTGGATGGCAATCAACCTGATGGCTTTGACCTGCTCGGCGCGGCCATTGCCCTCGGCGGCGTGAGCATCGTGATGTACTGGCCGCGCTGA